From a region of the Prosthecodimorpha staleyi genome:
- a CDS encoding MT-A70 family methyltransferase, with protein MTAWPWGPLRPFGYGAIVADPPWPTEVWGAETGHGRTPERHYPTLSIETIAALPVEILAAEDCALFLWFRAIQTEAAHVVARAWGFEPKTLGIWQKLTRSGRPAMGMGYIHRNSFEPYLIATRGRPRWSSRSTLDSFQAPRREHSRKPDEFYARLAKMLPGIPGCELFGVERHAGMDLWAPHPHRCSEAAR; from the coding sequence ATGACCGCGTGGCCCTGGGGTCCGCTCCGCCCCTTCGGCTATGGGGCGATCGTCGCCGATCCGCCCTGGCCGACCGAGGTCTGGGGCGCGGAGACTGGTCATGGCCGGACGCCCGAGCGGCACTATCCGACGCTCTCGATCGAGACGATCGCCGCTCTTCCGGTCGAGATCTTGGCCGCGGAGGATTGCGCCCTGTTCCTCTGGTTCCGCGCGATTCAGACCGAGGCCGCCCATGTGGTCGCCCGCGCCTGGGGCTTCGAGCCGAAGACGCTCGGCATCTGGCAGAAGCTCACGCGGTCCGGCCGCCCGGCCATGGGCATGGGCTACATCCACCGGAACTCGTTCGAGCCCTATCTGATCGCCACCCGCGGCCGACCGCGCTGGTCGTCGCGCTCGACGCTCGATTCCTTCCAAGCGCCGCGTCGCGAGCACAGCCGCAAGCCCGACGAGTTCTACGCTCGCCTGGCCAAAATGCTGCCCGGCATCCCCGGCTGCGAGCTGTTCGGCGTCGAACGGCATGCCGGCATGGATCTCTGGGCGCCGCATCCCCACCGCTGCTCGGAGGCCGCCCGATGA
- a CDS encoding regulatory protein GemA produces MTATARQIGKIHALKKSARLDDDSYRDVLDQVAGVRSAKGLTVQSAIRVIDRLQVLAGEAPPPAGRPDEGRSKPRQRPAEGALALSGPFAGKLRALWITAHNLGVVDDRRDTALAAFVERQTGLSSPNWLNDPAEARRVIEALKSWIAREAGFAWPSPKASAVDLKRAVLRAQWARLLAAGASTLVTPEADLCSYCSAVARGNPRLVATLDSLTEAELDRVAPVLGAKLRKALAGSRK; encoded by the coding sequence ATGACCGCGACCGCACGACAGATCGGCAAGATTCACGCCCTCAAGAAATCCGCCCGGCTGGATGACGACAGCTATCGTGACGTGCTCGACCAGGTCGCTGGTGTGCGTTCGGCGAAGGGCTTGACCGTCCAGTCCGCCATCCGGGTGATCGATCGCCTGCAGGTGCTTGCCGGTGAAGCGCCGCCGCCGGCCGGGCGGCCCGACGAAGGTCGTTCGAAGCCCCGTCAACGGCCGGCCGAAGGCGCGCTCGCGCTGTCCGGCCCCTTTGCGGGCAAGCTGCGCGCCCTCTGGATCACGGCCCACAATCTCGGCGTGGTGGACGACCGGCGCGATACCGCGCTGGCCGCGTTCGTCGAGCGGCAGACGGGTCTGTCGAGCCCAAACTGGCTCAACGACCCGGCCGAGGCGCGCCGCGTGATCGAGGCGCTGAAGAGCTGGATCGCCCGCGAGGCCGGCTTCGCCTGGCCGAGCCCCAAGGCGTCGGCTGTCGATCTGAAGCGTGCCGTACTGCGTGCGCAATGGGCGCGCCTTCTCGCCGCCGGTGCGTCGACCCTGGTCACGCCCGAGGCCGACCTCTGCTCCTATTGCAGCGCAGTCGCCCGCGGCAATCCGCGCCTGGTCGCCACCCTCGACAGCCTGACCGAGGCCGAACTCGACCGCGTCGCACCCGTCCTGGGCGCAAAGCTGCGCAAGGCCTTGGCTGGGAGTCGGAAATGA